One region of Gilliamella sp. ESL0405 genomic DNA includes:
- the gorA gene encoding glutathione-disulfide reductase: MTKHYDYIAIGGGSGGIASVNRAALYGKKCAIIEAKSLGGTCVNVGCVPKKIMWYGAQIAEAINHYGPDYGFDTTINQFSWDKLLASRDAYIDRVHQSYDRVLTNNNVDVIYGYAKFVDSHTIEVNGEQYSADHILIAVGGKPTIPDIPGAEYGITSDGFFALKALPKRVAVVGAGYIACEIASVLHSLGAQTHQFVRQATPLRSFDPLIIETLMEVIAAEGQQLHTFAIPKQVTKNSDDSLTLTLENGESYTVDCLIWAIGRQSATGDMNLEAAGVDVDDNGFVIVDKYQNTNVAGIYSVGDDTGATALTPVAVAAGRRLSERLFNNKKHEYLDYTNIPTVVFTHPAIGTVGLTEPQAIIQYGQENVKVYKSTFTAMYTAVTAHRQPCRMKLVCVGKDEKIVGIHGIGYGMDEILQGFAVALKMGATKKDFDNTVAIHPTAAEEFVTMR, translated from the coding sequence ATGACCAAACATTATGATTATATTGCTATCGGTGGCGGTAGTGGCGGTATTGCATCGGTTAACCGTGCAGCGTTATATGGCAAAAAATGTGCAATTATTGAAGCAAAATCATTGGGCGGAACGTGTGTTAATGTAGGCTGTGTTCCGAAAAAAATTATGTGGTATGGCGCGCAAATTGCCGAAGCAATCAATCATTATGGTCCCGACTATGGTTTTGATACCACTATTAATCAATTTAGTTGGGATAAATTATTAGCAAGCCGTGACGCTTATATCGATCGTGTACACCAATCGTATGACCGTGTGCTAACCAATAATAACGTAGATGTGATTTATGGCTATGCAAAATTTGTTGACTCACACACAATTGAGGTTAACGGTGAACAATACAGCGCCGATCATATTCTTATTGCGGTCGGCGGAAAGCCAACCATTCCGGACATCCCCGGCGCTGAATATGGTATCACGTCAGATGGATTTTTTGCCTTAAAAGCCTTACCTAAACGTGTGGCCGTGGTTGGGGCAGGTTATATTGCTTGTGAAATTGCCAGCGTTTTACATTCGCTAGGTGCGCAGACGCATCAATTTGTTCGTCAGGCAACACCTTTACGCAGTTTTGATCCACTGATTATTGAAACTTTAATGGAAGTGATTGCCGCTGAAGGTCAACAGTTACATACCTTTGCTATTCCAAAACAAGTGACTAAAAATAGTGATGATTCATTAACCCTAACATTGGAAAACGGTGAAAGTTATACTGTTGATTGTTTGATTTGGGCAATTGGTCGTCAGTCAGCCACTGGTGATATGAATCTAGAAGCTGCCGGCGTTGATGTTGATGATAATGGTTTTGTTATCGTCGATAAGTACCAAAATACTAATGTTGCAGGCATTTACTCGGTTGGTGATGATACCGGTGCCACCGCATTAACTCCTGTTGCCGTCGCTGCCGGACGTCGCTTGTCGGAACGACTTTTTAATAATAAAAAACATGAATATCTCGATTACACTAACATTCCAACCGTGGTATTTACTCATCCGGCTATAGGTACTGTTGGATTGACTGAACCGCAAGCTATTATTCAATACGGTCAAGAGAATGTAAAAGTTTATAAATCCACTTTTACCGCTATGTATACCGCTGTCACAGCACATCGTCAACCTTGCCGAATGAAGCTGGTTTGTGTGGGTAAAGATGAAAAAATTGTCGGTATTCATGGTATCGGTTATGGCATGGATGAGATATTACAAGGCTTTGCTGTCGCACTTAAAATGGGCGCAACTAAAAAAGACTTTGATAATACTGTGGCAATTCATCCAACTGCTGCTGAAGAGTTTGTCACTATGCGTTAA
- a CDS encoding MFS transporter, giving the protein MSQSEINAEWQPVARPLNCKDLKTLVLSSLGGTLEFYDFVIYALYIDTIVKPLFLPHTLSPLTLDLFAWGIFAAGYLVRPVGGIIMAHFGDKVGRKKMFTLSVAMMALPTFIIGILPTYETIGIMAPLLLLIMRMLQGAAIGGEMPGAWVFIAEHVPKQRYGFGVGTLTSGITGGILLGFIVTIIIDLCFTNQNILDYAWRIPFIVGGIFGVISVYLRRFLSETPIFKELAARKAIEKNIPVVTVLKKHKTACMIVALLTWSLSTAIMVGILITPGRIVGGMYHFANLDWRIGGCIAALTLTIGCIISGWLEDKLGTTKTVILSWGGLAIVSLYFYSSLSPDISLCKLYSIWAIFGLFIGSIAMTPIIGTRTFPPAIRYSGLSFSYNLAYALFSAITPTLTIYLLSPDHLLGQYSYLGAGIYISFVALIAVAVGFYPLAKQGWRSESNNR; this is encoded by the coding sequence ATGAGTCAATCTGAAATCAACGCCGAATGGCAACCCGTTGCTCGGCCATTAAATTGCAAGGATTTGAAAACATTAGTGCTCTCATCGTTAGGTGGAACGTTAGAGTTTTACGATTTTGTTATTTACGCGCTTTATATTGACACTATTGTCAAACCGCTTTTCCTCCCCCATACATTATCACCTTTAACCTTGGATCTTTTTGCTTGGGGAATTTTTGCCGCTGGTTATTTAGTTCGTCCGGTTGGCGGAATTATCATGGCGCACTTTGGCGATAAAGTCGGACGTAAAAAAATGTTCACGCTAAGTGTAGCCATGATGGCTTTACCGACTTTTATTATTGGTATATTACCCACTTATGAAACCATTGGGATTATGGCGCCACTACTGCTGTTGATAATGCGTATGCTACAAGGTGCAGCCATTGGCGGGGAAATGCCCGGTGCTTGGGTATTTATTGCAGAGCATGTGCCAAAACAACGTTACGGATTTGGCGTTGGCACCTTAACATCCGGCATAACTGGCGGTATCTTGCTTGGTTTTATTGTGACAATTATTATTGATCTCTGTTTTACCAACCAAAATATCTTAGATTATGCTTGGCGTATTCCCTTTATCGTCGGGGGCATTTTTGGTGTTATTTCAGTTTATTTACGCCGATTTTTATCTGAAACGCCAATTTTTAAAGAATTGGCTGCCCGTAAAGCTATTGAAAAAAATATTCCGGTTGTGACCGTTTTGAAAAAACATAAAACCGCTTGCATGATTGTGGCGCTTTTAACTTGGTCATTATCAACAGCCATTATGGTCGGCATTTTAATTACCCCGGGGCGTATTGTCGGGGGCATGTACCACTTTGCCAACCTTGATTGGCGAATCGGTGGTTGTATTGCAGCATTAACCTTAACCATTGGCTGTATTATTTCGGGTTGGTTAGAAGATAAGCTCGGTACCACTAAAACCGTTATCCTTTCTTGGGGTGGCCTTGCGATTGTTAGCCTCTATTTTTATAGCAGTCTATCGCCTGACATTTCGCTCTGCAAACTATATTCAATTTGGGCAATATTTGGATTATTTATTGGTTCTATCGCAATGACACCAATTATTGGCACCAGAACTTTCCCACCCGCTATCCGCTATTCGGGTCTATCATTTTCTTATAATTTAGCCTATGCCTTGTTTAGTGCAATTACGCCAACGTTAACCATTTATCTATTAAGTCCGGATCATTTACTGGGTCAATATAGTTATCTTGGTGCGGGAATTTATATCTCATTTGTGGCATTAATCGCCGTCGCTGTAGGCTTTTATCCATTAGCCAAACAAGGCTGGCGAAGTGAGTCTAATAATCGATAA
- the thiD gene encoding bifunctional hydroxymethylpyrimidine kinase/phosphomethylpyrimidine kinase: MTTIALTIAGSDPSGGAGIQADLKTFSALGAYGMSVITALTAQSTQGVDDVLAISPQFVEAQFNTLYQDINIDSVKIGMLMNKEIVSTVYHLLKNNPINNIVLDTVMVAKGGHRLLKSDAVTAIREKLLPLATVITPNLPEAAALLDCDEASNENDMLKQGQALLKLGCQAVLMKGGHLPGHESPDYLITHDEIITMSSPRIQTKNTHGTGCTLSAAIAALLPQRSLAQAVKQAKDYLYGAISHADDLSIGKGIGPTHHFYQWW, translated from the coding sequence ATGACAACAATCGCCTTAACCATCGCCGGCTCCGACCCAAGTGGTGGTGCCGGTATTCAAGCTGATTTAAAAACATTTTCAGCATTAGGCGCTTATGGGATGTCGGTAATTACTGCTCTCACTGCGCAAAGCACTCAAGGCGTTGATGACGTGCTGGCTATATCGCCACAATTTGTTGAAGCGCAGTTTAATACGCTATATCAGGATATCAACATCGACAGTGTTAAAATCGGTATGTTGATGAACAAAGAGATAGTGTCGACGGTCTATCATTTATTAAAAAATAACCCTATAAATAACATTGTGCTAGACACCGTTATGGTTGCCAAAGGTGGGCACCGCTTATTAAAATCCGACGCTGTCACTGCAATTCGTGAAAAATTATTACCACTGGCAACTGTTATCACCCCAAACTTGCCGGAAGCGGCTGCCTTGTTAGATTGTGACGAAGCTAGCAACGAAAATGATATGCTAAAACAGGGACAAGCGCTGCTTAAATTAGGCTGTCAAGCTGTGCTAATGAAAGGCGGACACTTGCCGGGGCATGAAAGCCCGGATTACTTGATCACACATGATGAAATTATCACTATGTCTTCACCAAGAATTCAAACCAAAAATACCCATGGCACAGGTTGCACCTTATCTGCGGCAATTGCTGCGTTATTACCTCAGCGCAGTTTAGCGCAGGCAGTCAAACAAGCGAAAGATTATTTATATGGCGCCATTAGCCATGCTGATGATTTAAGTATCGGAAAAGGTATTGGACCAACGCACCATTTTTACCAATGGTGGTGA
- the thiM gene encoding hydroxyethylthiazole kinase has translation MSQAKMFDLAQATPFINNVKQQHPLVHCITNDVVQNFTANVLLAIGASPAMIVAKQEVADFVSVASSLLVNIGTIEDNIAQSMLLAAKQAQQSQTPWVLDPVAVGPALPYRTAIAHQLLAFQPTAIRGNASEILALSGEQSCSNGPDSQDSTEQALEAAKQLAQKYQTIVAMTGDIDYVTNGQITYRIEGGDIALTKVTGTGCSLSAMVAAFIASSDDTLLACASACLMMKKAGEQANKHHGLGSYAVSIIDTLSLFNSHHG, from the coding sequence ATGTCACAAGCCAAAATGTTTGATTTAGCCCAAGCCACCCCCTTTATTAATAACGTTAAACAACAACATCCCCTCGTCCACTGTATAACAAATGATGTAGTACAAAATTTTACTGCCAATGTATTACTGGCTATTGGCGCATCACCTGCAATGATTGTTGCCAAGCAAGAAGTTGCCGATTTTGTTAGCGTTGCCAGCAGTTTATTGGTTAATATTGGAACAATTGAGGATAATATTGCGCAAAGCATGCTGCTTGCTGCAAAGCAAGCACAACAAAGTCAAACACCATGGGTGCTTGATCCGGTCGCTGTTGGTCCCGCATTGCCTTATCGAACCGCAATAGCTCATCAATTATTGGCATTTCAGCCCACTGCCATTCGCGGTAATGCATCAGAAATTTTGGCATTAAGCGGTGAGCAATCTTGCTCAAATGGGCCTGATAGCCAAGATTCAACCGAACAGGCGCTTGAAGCGGCAAAGCAGTTAGCACAAAAGTATCAAACCATTGTTGCAATGACCGGTGATATTGATTATGTGACTAACGGTCAAATCACATACCGCATTGAAGGGGGTGATATTGCATTGACGAAAGTAACCGGAACCGGTTGCTCACTGTCGGCAATGGTGGCGGCCTTTATCGCTAGCTCAGACGATACGTTATTAGCTTGTGCTTCGGCCTGTTTAATGATGAAAAAAGCGGGTGAACAAGCTAACAAACACCATGGCTTAGGCAGTTATGCCGTATCAATTATCGACACGCTTTCACTGTTTAATTCACACCATGGATAA
- a CDS encoding DNA-3-methyladenine glycosylase I — translation MSTPQSRRCSWVSNDPLYIDYHDNEWGIAQYDSLKLFEKLCLEGQQAGLSWITVLKKREEYRRCFFDFQPEKIIQLTAENIEALLQNKGLIRNRLKLNGIVKNAHAYLNMQNNGEDFSTFIWSFVEGKPIINHFNDMSEVPITTDISDSMSKALKKRGFTFVGSTICYAFMQSMGLVNDHFQYCDKK, via the coding sequence ATGTCAACCCCACAATCAAGGCGCTGTAGCTGGGTATCTAATGATCCTTTGTATATTGATTATCATGATAACGAATGGGGCATTGCTCAATATGATAGCCTTAAATTATTCGAAAAGCTCTGTTTAGAAGGGCAACAAGCTGGATTATCATGGATTACAGTGCTAAAGAAACGAGAAGAGTACCGTCGCTGTTTTTTTGATTTTCAGCCGGAAAAAATTATTCAATTAACGGCAGAAAATATCGAAGCTTTATTGCAAAACAAAGGCTTAATACGCAATCGTTTAAAACTCAACGGAATAGTAAAAAATGCGCATGCCTATTTAAATATGCAAAATAACGGTGAAGATTTTTCAACATTTATCTGGTCATTTGTCGAGGGAAAACCGATTATTAATCATTTTAACGATATGAGTGAAGTGCCTATTACTACCGATATTTCTGACAGCATGTCAAAAGCTTTAAAAAAGCGAGGTTTTACTTTTGTTGGTTCGACTATCTGTTATGCTTTTATGCAATCAATGGGATTAGTTAACGATCATTTTCAATATTGTGATAAAAAATAA
- a CDS encoding YdcF family protein, whose product MTMLIKLIKICFILIFTYFVVANIVIYLYANKKPVSNADTLVVLGSQVIGKPAVAHPTLAVRLDVAYDYLKDNPQTKVVVCGGQGRDESATEASVMAQYLIDKGIEPSRIYQEDKSTRTAQQFIYANHVLPLGNTVVVTNDFHLLRSIMLAKRSGISQVSGLSAPLAWDNIDKYYALIREPLALANSWLFDHPSDDMKNEQ is encoded by the coding sequence ATGACTATGCTCATTAAATTGATCAAGATTTGCTTTATTTTAATCTTTACCTATTTTGTTGTTGCCAATATTGTTATTTATTTGTATGCCAATAAAAAACCGGTATCAAATGCGGATACTTTAGTGGTACTCGGCTCTCAAGTTATAGGCAAGCCGGCTGTTGCGCATCCTACATTAGCTGTAAGATTGGATGTTGCGTATGATTACTTAAAAGATAATCCCCAAACCAAAGTGGTTGTTTGTGGCGGGCAAGGTAGGGATGAGTCGGCAACTGAAGCTAGCGTTATGGCACAATATTTAATCGATAAAGGTATCGAACCTAGTCGAATTTATCAAGAAGATAAATCAACCCGAACAGCACAACAATTTATCTATGCAAATCATGTATTACCTTTAGGTAATACGGTTGTGGTAACCAATGATTTTCATCTGTTGCGTTCAATTATGTTAGCCAAACGTTCAGGTATTAGCCAAGTATCAGGGCTATCAGCGCCATTAGCTTGGGATAATATCGATAAATATTATGCATTGATTCGTGAGCCACTTGCACTGGCAAACTCCTGGCTATTTGATCACCCAAGCGATGATATGAAAAACGAGCAATAA
- the hldE gene encoding bifunctional D-glycero-beta-D-manno-heptose-7-phosphate kinase/D-glycero-beta-D-manno-heptose 1-phosphate adenylyltransferase HldE, which translates to MKTSLPDFNFANILVVGDIMLDRYWYGGTNRISPEAPVPVVKIDALEERPGGAANVAMNITALGGHVRLIGLTGIDEPAKILDEQLTQYHVQCDFVSVSTHPTITKLRVLSRNQQLIRIDFEEGFDNVDPSPMLERIKTALASHNVLVLSDYAKGALSSVQAMIQLANQANVPILVDPKGTDFERYRGATLLTPNMSEFEAVVGHCHNEEQIIEKGYELIKRFDLKALLVTRSEKGMTLLQLDKPVYHLPTHAKEVFDVTGAGDTVIATLATALAAGQSLEESCFLANAAAGVVVGKLGTSTVSQIELENAIRARKNNGFGVMTEDELKEEVRKARLRGEKIVMTNGCFDILHAGHVSYLANARKLGDRLVVAVNSDESVKQLKGESRPINPLRQRMIVLGALESVDWVVPFVEQTPQRLISNILPDVLVKGGDYKPEDIAGGKEVIEAGGTVEVLNFEDGCSTTNIINAIKNQ; encoded by the coding sequence ATGAAAACATCATTACCAGACTTTAATTTTGCCAATATTCTTGTTGTTGGTGACATTATGCTAGATCGCTACTGGTATGGCGGCACTAATCGTATTTCACCTGAAGCGCCGGTTCCGGTTGTGAAAATTGATGCGCTGGAAGAGCGTCCAGGTGGCGCTGCGAATGTGGCGATGAATATCACAGCGCTTGGCGGTCATGTTCGGCTCATTGGCTTAACAGGCATTGATGAACCAGCTAAAATCCTTGATGAACAATTAACCCAATACCATGTGCAATGTGACTTTGTCTCCGTTTCAACGCATCCAACGATTACTAAATTAAGAGTGCTTTCTCGCAATCAACAGCTTATCCGAATTGATTTTGAAGAGGGCTTTGATAATGTTGATCCTTCGCCAATGCTCGAACGTATTAAAACCGCACTCGCCAGCCATAATGTATTGGTGCTGTCAGATTATGCCAAAGGAGCATTATCTTCTGTTCAAGCTATGATTCAACTGGCTAATCAAGCTAATGTGCCTATTTTAGTTGATCCTAAAGGAACAGATTTTGAACGTTATCGAGGCGCCACACTACTTACGCCAAATATGTCCGAATTTGAAGCGGTAGTGGGGCATTGCCATAATGAAGAGCAGATCATCGAAAAAGGCTATGAGCTAATTAAGCGATTTGATCTCAAAGCATTACTGGTCACCCGTAGCGAAAAAGGCATGACGCTACTCCAGTTAGATAAGCCGGTTTATCACTTACCGACTCATGCCAAAGAAGTCTTTGATGTGACCGGAGCAGGCGATACCGTGATTGCTACATTAGCTACAGCGTTAGCCGCAGGCCAATCTTTAGAAGAAAGCTGCTTTTTAGCCAATGCCGCCGCAGGTGTGGTTGTGGGTAAACTAGGAACTTCAACCGTTTCTCAAATTGAGTTAGAAAATGCCATTCGAGCCCGTAAAAATAATGGTTTTGGGGTGATGACTGAAGATGAGTTAAAAGAAGAAGTCCGAAAAGCAAGGTTACGTGGCGAAAAAATTGTGATGACCAATGGTTGTTTTGATATCTTGCATGCAGGCCATGTCTCTTATCTTGCTAATGCCAGAAAACTTGGCGATCGCTTAGTAGTCGCTGTAAATAGTGATGAATCAGTAAAACAGCTCAAGGGTGAATCCCGACCAATTAATCCGTTAAGGCAACGCATGATTGTATTAGGCGCACTTGAATCAGTAGATTGGGTTGTGCCATTTGTTGAGCAAACGCCACAGCGACTCATTAGCAATATTCTGCCTGATGTTTTGGTCAAAGGTGGCGACTATAAGCCGGAAGATATCGCTGGCGGTAAAGAGGTCATTGAAGCAGGTGGAACGGTAGAAGTTTTAAACTTTGAAGATGGTTGCTCCACCACAAATATTATCAATGCCATAAAAAATCAATAA
- a CDS encoding heavy-metal-associated domain-containing protein: MKLIVDNMSCQHCVNAITKAINDIDPKAKVTVDLAKHEVDIDGGTISQEAAIAAINEAGYEFVGIAY, encoded by the coding sequence ATGAAATTAATAGTCGATAATATGAGTTGTCAGCACTGTGTTAATGCTATCACTAAGGCGATTAACGATATCGATCCAAAGGCTAAAGTGACGGTTGATTTAGCTAAACATGAAGTTGATATCGACGGCGGAACCATTTCGCAAGAAGCCGCTATTGCTGCGATTAATGAAGCCGGTTATGAATTTGTTGGTATTGCCTACTAG
- the trkA gene encoding Trk system potassium transporter TrkA, with protein sequence MKIIILGAGQTGSALAEYLVTDKQNDVTVVDEDHEKLQSLQERFDLQVIVGKSSYPQVLESAGAESADMLVAVTNSDEVNMMACQIGHVMFNIPQKVARIRAPEYNDERYPFFNKDCINIDHIIAPENLITNHISQLIQYPGALQFASFYDNRVCLVAVTAYYGGALVGSELSELKEHLPHVEARVVAIYRQNRFIRPLGSTLIEAGDMVYFITPPVNIKAVTSELQRLEKPYKRIIISGGGGVAVALAKRLENDYQVKLIERDAERAEFIAEQLVNTTVLHGESSDQELLSQEQVELTDLFIAVTSDDESNIMSSMLAKRMGAKKVIVLIQKQAYLELINDSVIDIAISPQHATISELLSHVRQTGVVKVISLRQGESEIVEVVANGTNESSKLVGKNINGLKLPSGATIGAVVRGEDVIIVNTDLTIEDGDHLIIFLPERKVITDIERLLQ encoded by the coding sequence ATGAAGATTATAATTCTTGGTGCAGGACAAACCGGCAGTGCGCTGGCAGAGTATCTGGTAACCGATAAACAAAACGATGTCACTGTGGTTGATGAAGATCACGAAAAATTGCAATCTTTGCAAGAGCGTTTTGATTTACAAGTCATTGTAGGAAAATCTTCTTATCCACAAGTGTTGGAAAGCGCTGGTGCTGAATCGGCTGATATGCTCGTTGCGGTTACCAATTCTGACGAAGTTAATATGATGGCTTGTCAGATTGGTCATGTCATGTTTAACATTCCGCAAAAAGTCGCCCGCATTCGTGCGCCGGAATACAATGATGAACGATACCCTTTTTTCAATAAAGATTGTATTAATATCGATCACATTATTGCACCAGAAAATTTAATCACAAATCATATCAGTCAATTAATTCAATATCCCGGCGCTCTACAGTTTGCCTCGTTTTATGATAATCGGGTCTGTCTAGTTGCTGTTACTGCATATTATGGTGGCGCTTTAGTCGGTAGTGAACTGTCCGAACTCAAAGAGCATCTCCCGCATGTTGAAGCTCGAGTGGTGGCGATTTATCGCCAAAATCGCTTTATTCGTCCATTAGGCTCTACACTTATTGAAGCCGGTGATATGGTCTACTTTATTACTCCTCCGGTGAATATTAAAGCGGTAACCAGCGAGCTACAACGGTTAGAGAAACCTTACAAGCGAATTATAATTAGCGGTGGTGGCGGGGTTGCGGTTGCCTTAGCTAAGCGGTTAGAAAACGACTATCAAGTCAAGTTGATTGAGCGGGATGCGGAACGGGCAGAATTTATTGCTGAACAGTTAGTTAATACCACCGTTTTACATGGTGAATCGTCCGACCAAGAGCTTTTATCGCAAGAACAAGTCGAATTAACCGATCTGTTTATTGCTGTAACCAGCGATGATGAATCAAATATTATGTCTTCAATGCTGGCCAAAAGAATGGGCGCCAAAAAAGTTATTGTCTTAATCCAAAAACAGGCTTATTTGGAATTGATTAATGATAGTGTGATTGATATTGCTATCTCCCCACAACACGCAACGATTTCAGAGCTACTGAGTCATGTAAGACAAACCGGCGTTGTAAAAGTGATTTCACTTCGACAAGGCGAATCGGAAATTGTCGAAGTGGTGGCTAATGGCACCAATGAGAGCTCGAAACTGGTCGGCAAAAATATCAACGGACTAAAATTACCGTCCGGCGCAACCATTGGGGCTGTTGTTCGCGGTGAAGATGTCATTATCGTCAACACGGATTTAACTATTGAAGATGGCGATCATTTAATCATCTTCCTACCGGAAAGAAAAGTGATAACAGATATCGAAAGATTATTACAATAG
- the thiE gene encoding thiamine phosphate synthase: MKKQLNLDLYLVLDPLLCGGINGMVNTTQIAVANGVTAVQLRSEQALTGKAWYHAALALKTALADTPVPLFINDHIDIALAIDADGVHIGQSDLPVDVTRRLIGKDKWLGFSVSNQEQLNAVDWQQVDYLGIGPIFPTSTKKDAATAMGIEQLTQQVKLKKCPAVAIGGIDINNISQVIQTGIDGVAVVSAICGQKNVAQATASLINKIQQARQEKIL, from the coding sequence ATGAAAAAACAATTGAATTTGGACTTATATTTAGTTCTCGATCCCTTATTGTGTGGTGGTATTAATGGTATGGTAAACACGACCCAAATTGCTGTTGCTAATGGCGTTACTGCTGTGCAGTTAAGATCTGAGCAAGCGCTAACAGGTAAAGCGTGGTATCATGCCGCCTTAGCACTGAAAACCGCACTAGCCGACACCCCTGTCCCACTATTTATTAATGACCATATTGATATTGCACTCGCTATTGACGCAGATGGAGTCCATATTGGGCAAAGTGATCTGCCTGTCGATGTTACTCGCCGTTTAATCGGTAAGGATAAATGGTTAGGGTTCTCAGTTTCCAATCAAGAGCAACTTAATGCGGTTGACTGGCAACAAGTCGATTATTTGGGAATTGGCCCAATCTTTCCAACATCAACCAAAAAAGATGCGGCAACAGCTATGGGAATTGAGCAGCTGACTCAACAAGTAAAACTGAAAAAATGCCCTGCTGTAGCCATTGGTGGCATTGATATCAATAATATTAGCCAAGTTATTCAAACAGGTATTGACGGCGTTGCCGTGGTTTCCGCCATTTGTGGACAAAAAAATGTCGCACAGGCAACCGCATCGCTGATTAATAAAATACAACAAGCTCGACAGGAAAAAATATTATGA
- the mnmE gene encoding tRNA uridine-5-carboxymethylaminomethyl(34) synthesis GTPase MnmE, giving the protein MKSDTIVAQATPPGRGGVGILRISGPQAQTVAHAVLGKLPKPRYAEYLPFLASDNTTLDEGIALYFPNPHSFTGEDVLELQGHGGPVILDLLLKRVLEIPNVRIARPGEFSERAFLNDKLDLAQAEAIADLIDASSEQAAKSAISSLQGVFSKKVNALVESLIHLRIFTEAAIDFPEEEIDFLSDGKIEVQLNEVIARLNEVRQEAKQGSLLREGMKVVIAGRPNAGKSSLLNALAGREAAIVTDIAGTTRDVLREHIHIDGMPLHIIDTAGLREASDEVERIGIERAWHEIEQADRVLFMVDSTTTNETNPEKLWPEFIERLPKNMPVTVIRNKADLTGEALGYSEIDGYSLIQLSARTGDGIALLRDHLKQAMGFNASTEGGFLARRRHLQALEKAAQHLSNGHYQLMTFHAGELLAEELRLAQEALSEITGEFTSDDLLGRIFSSFCIGK; this is encoded by the coding sequence ATGAAATCCGATACAATTGTTGCACAAGCAACGCCGCCGGGTCGAGGTGGTGTTGGAATTTTGCGTATTTCCGGGCCTCAAGCTCAAACAGTTGCGCATGCGGTATTAGGAAAATTACCAAAACCTCGTTATGCTGAGTATCTTCCCTTTTTAGCGTCTGATAATACAACGTTAGATGAGGGGATCGCATTATATTTCCCTAATCCTCACTCTTTCACCGGTGAAGATGTGCTTGAATTACAAGGGCATGGTGGGCCGGTAATTTTAGATCTGCTACTTAAACGAGTGCTTGAGATACCTAATGTGCGAATTGCAAGACCGGGTGAGTTTTCAGAGCGTGCTTTTTTAAATGATAAATTAGATTTAGCCCAAGCTGAAGCCATTGCCGACTTAATTGACGCCAGTTCTGAACAGGCTGCAAAATCAGCTATATCATCCCTGCAGGGGGTATTTTCTAAAAAAGTTAATGCGCTAGTTGAATCATTGATTCACCTAAGAATCTTTACGGAAGCTGCTATTGACTTTCCTGAAGAAGAGATCGACTTTTTGTCGGACGGCAAAATAGAAGTGCAACTTAATGAAGTGATTGCTCGATTAAACGAAGTTCGTCAAGAGGCTAAACAAGGCTCACTGTTACGAGAAGGCATGAAAGTTGTGATAGCCGGGCGCCCTAATGCCGGTAAATCAAGTTTACTTAATGCACTTGCCGGGCGTGAAGCTGCAATTGTGACCGATATTGCCGGTACGACTCGTGATGTGTTACGTGAACATATTCATATTGACGGTATGCCTCTACACATCATTGATACTGCCGGATTGCGTGAAGCCAGTGACGAAGTGGAAAGAATCGGTATTGAACGAGCATGGCATGAAATAGAGCAAGCCGATCGAGTCTTATTTATGGTAGATAGCACAACGACCAATGAAACTAATCCGGAAAAATTGTGGCCAGAATTTATCGAGCGTCTGCCAAAAAATATGCCTGTCACTGTGATTCGTAATAAAGCTGACTTAACCGGCGAGGCGTTAGGTTACAGTGAAATAGATGGCTACTCGCTAATTCAACTTTCAGCCCGTACCGGTGACGGTATTGCGCTACTGCGTGATCATCTTAAACAAGCTATGGGCTTTAATGCGAGCACTGAAGGTGGCTTTTTAGCGCGCCGCCGCCATTTGCAAGCACTGGAAAAAGCCGCTCAGCACTTAAGCAATGGGCATTATCAATTAATGACTTTTCATGCCGGTGAATTACTCGCTGAGGAGTTAAGACTTGCGCAAGAAGCTTTAAGTGAAATTACCGGAGAGTTTACTTCTGATGATTTGCTAGGGCGCATATTTAGCTCATTTTGCATTGGTAAATAG